The nucleotide window TTAACGCTCTGTTAGCACTTAACTCTCAAAAAAATTCCCGTTTCAAGGAGACAAAAATAGTTTTGCCTATCCAAGAAACGAGAAGCTATATAACAAAAACTCTTTTAAGAAAAGAAGGAACGGATGATATTACGAACCGCTTCAGTGTCGGGATAACAGTGAACTTCTCGCATTGTTCCGTTAACTAAACGCTTTTCGGGGATGGCTAATTGACCAACTGGTGAATTTTTGACAAAACGACCTAGTTGGGAACGATTTTGAGCGTTAACGGGTAAACCCATCTCTTCGGCGATTTCGACAACCCCGCGTAATATTTCCGTTGTCCCCGGCAAAGCAGTTTGTTCGAGGACTTCCGAGATGGTATGATCGATGAGATATTGAGCCAGACGAGGGGAAATATCGACCACTAACTCGTTAATCTCGTTGATAGCCCGTGCAGCAATAAGAGCTTTTGGTGGCTCTTTGCTTTGGTTAATGCTGTAGCTTCCCGTGCGTCTGAGAGAGGGAAGCACTTCATGAAATATCCAGCGTTGAAATCTCTTGGCAACAGCTTTACGAGATTTGAAAATCAAGCGATAAAGCCCTGCTTCAGTCACCGTAAGCAATTCTTGAACACCACCAAGGGTATTGAGATTAGTGATACCCTTTTCATCTGAGTCAAATTTGGCCAAAGTATCCGAGGCATTCTTAATTTCCAGCGCGGTACAGACATCTTGGGCTACCCATTCGAGGTGATCGGGAGTGCCAACAAAACGAACCTCTTGGTTCTCGAATCCGAAAATGATCAGATCTGACATAAGTTAATCCAGAAATTTTCGCCTAATAACGGGCGATAGCACGAAATAAATCCCCTAAAATACCCTTTAAACCCCTACAATATCTGATAAAAGTCTAAAATAAGCTAATAATTCCTAATATAAGCTTTAGCACCAAAGGGTATCGATATTATCTATACCCTTTTACTTTGACTTCAAGGGAGCAAAACCTTCTTTCACTCAAACCCGTATCCCTTGATCGG belongs to Gloeothece citriformis PCC 7424 and includes:
- a CDS encoding BRO-N domain-containing protein → MSDLIIFGFENQEVRFVGTPDHLEWVAQDVCTALEIKNASDTLAKFDSDEKGITNLNTLGGVQELLTVTEAGLYRLIFKSRKAVAKRFQRWIFHEVLPSLRRTGSYSINQSKEPPKALIAARAINEINELVVDISPRLAQYLIDHTISEVLEQTALPGTTEILRGVVEIAEEMGLPVNAQNRSQLGRFVKNSPVGQLAIPEKRLVNGTMREVHCYPDTEAVRNIIRSFFS